From Cotesia glomerata isolate CgM1 unplaced genomic scaffold, MPM_Cglom_v2.3 scaffold_18, whole genome shotgun sequence, one genomic window encodes:
- the LOC123273993 gene encoding calmodulin: MADQLTEEQIAEFKEAFSLFDKDGDGTITTKELGTVMRSLGQNPTEAELQDMINEVDADGNGTIDFPEFLTMMARKMKDTDSEEEIREAFRVFDKDGNGFISAAELRHVMTNLGEKLTDEEVDEMIREADIDGDGQVNYEEFVTMMTSK, from the exons ATG GCTGATCAATTAACAGAAGAACAAATTGCTGAATTCAAAGAAGCTTTCTCGCTATTTGACAAAGATGGTGATGGTACCATCACTACAAAAGAGTTGGGAACTGTTATGCGTTCGTTGGGACAAAATCCAACGGAAGCTGAATTACAGGATATGATTAATGAAGTTGATGCTGAtg GTAACGGAACAATTGATTTTCCGGAATTCTTAACCATGATGGCGCGTAAAATGAAAGATACAGATAGTGAAGAAGAAATCAGAGAGGCATTTAGGGTATTTGACAAAGATGGTAATGGTTTCATCTCAGCTGCTGAATTGAGACACGTTATGACAAATcttggtgaaaaattaactgaTGAAGAAGTCGACGAAATGATAAGAGAAGCAGATATCGACGGTGATGGTCAAGTTAATTATGAAG aattcgTCACAATGATGACATCAAAGTGA
- the LOC123273995 gene encoding tetratricopeptide repeat protein 7B, which translates to MTSKKGQTLRIENEIDKYRGEGNWKKVIELANSLKELYPSNECLANFLSGEGKLENFLEETPPIEANITKAKTGLIDAKKDLVLAANEKDKQAVVVLDAHLLLGKLHYAMGLYSEALHHYDFAELHTLTEKPLPPRSLRIIAESYAIQGLCFEKQLPTVKSKYKLSEYQERMIKCFETSGDLSLVYFQELEKSQITQNGGYSPQPPITSKTMGPILETALLRAPLMHLQSGNIERSINRWREILSAIETTTTQSLRLTLIRQLAELLLRRITNSDYKAPEVAETTTMVASNTLTRKLNNYATINVMVDTQKSPWKPKKYQGINMFVPRTINEEIILLLLIGEAMAVRDAVLSQSPEFKEAKSRAHEVATNVYDLLTIVTVKWNQVELLYESFKRAMKFSHEEIHVWTQYALCLIQLGQYAHAYSVLEIVARLAPNKVMPCLLAARMCYEHLEKISTGIEWAKKAVSRENNNPSGLISRCHLYVGIGNSILARSCMVKADKATHSTQALEAFHKAQQYDPNDHLAEYYLAYEYAINRQLNEAMIHVKIALNLRAEHIPSLHLLALLLSAYKQYNDALNLVNSILVEYPDNSNFLYIKAHLQLHSVGAEESIITIKEMLKIWRDLYENQVNVDCNEQQSEKRSETRSIFQLYTTELSDKDSSSVHAQSLAASKIEQALSEVASSLSSFTPKPGPQRAWLLQLQIWLLLTEVFLMLDKPDAAALSLQEATNIFPMSHHIMYTKGLLHEYKSEYNEAKQCYQNAVAINPYHIKSLQHLGLIYHYLGCQRLAEKTLRDAAKIDPNSHQTWYNLGKVLESLGEMETANDCMATALEVENSNPILPISSIGITFE; encoded by the exons ATGACGAGTAAAAAGGGCCAAACTTTaagaattgaaaatgaaattgataaatatcgAGGTGAAGGAAATTGGAAAAAGGTTATAGAGTTAGCAAATAGCTTAAAAGAACTTTATCCATCTAAtg AATGTTTAGCAAATTTTTTGAGCGGAGAAGGaaaactagaaaattttttggaggaAACGCCACCGATTGAAGCTAATATTACAAAAGCTAAAACAGGATTGATTGATGCCAAAAAGGATTTAGTTTTAGCGGCTAACGAAAAAGATAAACAG GCAGTTGTTGTCCTCGATGCACACCTTCTTCTGGGTAAACTTCACTATGCAATGGGACTCTACTCTGAGGCTCTTCACCATTACGACTTTGCAGAACTTCATACTCTAACTGAAAAACCTCTGCCACCTCGTAGTCTTCGTATAATAGCCGAATCCTACGCCATTCAAGGCCTATGTTTTGAAAAACAATTACCAACCGTAAAATCAAAGTACAAATTATCAGAGTATCAGGAACGTATGATTAAATGTTTTGAAACTTCTGGTGATTTATCTCTAGTCTATTTTCAAGAGCTTGAAAAATCTCAGATAACTCAAAATGGTGGTTACTCTCCTCAACCACCAATCACGTCAAAAACAATGGGCCCTATTCTCGAAACGGCTTTACTACGTGCTCCTTTGATGCACCTTCAATCTGGTAATATAGAACGTTCAATAAACCGCTGGCGTGAAATTTTATCTGCTATTGAAACTACAACAACCCAAAGTTTACGATTGACTTTAATTCGTCAGTTAGCAGAATTGCTTTTACGACGTATTACAAATTCGGATTATAAAGCACCTGAAGTTGCTGAAACTACGACAATGGTTGCGTCTAATACATTAACGcgtaaattaaacaattacgcGACAATAAATGTAATGGTAGATACCCAAAAATCACCTTGGAAGCCAAAAAAATATCAGGGTATTAATATGTTTGTTCCACGCACTATAAacgaagaaattattttacttttattaattggAGAAGCAATGGCTGTACGTGACGCAGTTCTCAGTCAATCCCCAGAATTTAAAGAAGCTAAATCTCGTGCGCATGAAGTAGCGACTAACGTCTATGATTTATTGACAATCGTTACAGTTAAATGGAATCAAGTTGAATTATTGTACGAGTCATTTAAACGTGCTATGAAATTTTCTCATGAAGAAATCCATGTTTGGACGCAGTATGCACTTTGTTTAATACAATTGGGACAGTACGCCCATGCATATTCAGTACTTGAGATAGTTGCACGTTTAGCGCCCAATAAAGTGATGCCTTGTTTACTGGCAGCAAGAATGTGCTATGAGCATTTGGAAAAAATATCTACAGGAATTGAGTGGGCTAAAAAAGCTGTCTcaagagaaaataataatccaTCGGGTTTAATATCTCGCTGTCATTTATATGTCGGAATTGGAAACAGTATCTTGGCAAGGAGTTGTATGGTAAAAGCAGACAAAGCTACACATAGTACCCAAGCGCTTGAAGCATTCCATAA agctCAGCAATACGATCCAAATGATCATCTAGCTGAATATTATTTGGCGTATGAATATGCAATTAATCGACAATTAAATGAAGCTATGATTCATGTTAAAATAGCCTTGAATTTACGAGCTGAACACATTCCATCATTACATTTACTAGCATTGTTATTATCAGCTTACAAACAATACAATGATGcattaaatttagttaattcaaTTTTAGTTGAATATCCAGATAATTCAAATTTCTTGTATATAAAAGCCCATTTACAGTTACATAGCGTAGGTGCTGAAGAGTCAATTATCACTATCAAAGAAATGTTGAAAATTTGGCGTGATTTGTATGAAAATCAAGTTAATGTAGATTGTAATGAACAACAAAGTGAAAAACGTAGTGAAACGCGTAGCATTTTTCAATTGTATACGACAGAATTATCAGACAAAGATTCAAGTTCAGTACATGCACAATCCTTAGCGGCATCTAAAATTGAGCAAGCTTTATCGGAAGTTGCTTCATCACTTAGCTCATTTACACCCAAACCTGGACCACAACGAGCTTGGCTACTGCAGTTGCAGATTTGGTTACTGTTGACTGAAGTTTTTTTGATGCTTGATAAACCAGATGCTGCAGCATTATCATTACAAGAGGCTACCAATATTTTTCCTATGAGTCATCACATTATGTATACg AAAGGATTATTACATGAATACAAATCTGAGTACAATGAGGCTAAACAGTGTTATCAAAATGCTGTAGCAATTAATCCTTACCACATAAAAAGTCTCCAACATTTG ggattaatttatcattatttaggATGTCAAAGATTGGCTGAAAAAACATTACGTGATGCCGCTAAAATAGATCCGAATTCTCACCAAACTTggtacaatttaggaaaagtTTTGGAATCATTAGGTGAAATGGAAACAGCTAATGACTGTATGGCTACGGCGTTAGAAGTTGAAAATTCGAATCCTATTCTACCAATATCATCAATCGGAATTACATTTGAatga
- the LOC123273996 gene encoding cyclin-dependent kinase 20-like: protein MEDYTITGRIGEGAHGLVLRGVHCKSGKHVALKRIMMKKIEDEIPVSIIREIKSLQELNHPYIIKLLDAFPSGYDFIMVFDYMPSGLWELLRANDRPLTVPQIKIYFKMLLEGVHYMHKNNFMHRDLKPANLLIDNEGILKIADFGLARLMYDDSTHPYSHQVATRWYRAPELLYGSKIYTSAIDMWSIGCIFGEMINSSPLFPGETDIEQLAIVIKQLGSPTPESWPELKTLPDYNKITFPYQKSVPWEQIVPEASPDALDIVRSLLIYNSSKRLTAEEVLKHDYFYVPPFPCDIKQLPKPPSDHRNQFKTKEINCNIKPTELFADLLKIM, encoded by the exons atggaagaTTATACAATCACTGGAAGAATTGGTGAGGGTGCTCATGGCTTAGTTTTACGGGGCGTACATTGTAAAAGTGGTAAACATGTAGCGTTGAAACGtattatgatgaaaaaaatagagGATGAAATACCTGTATCTATAATACGAGAAATAAAAAGCCTGCAAGAATTGAATCATCCATAT ataataaaacttttagaTGCATTTCCATCAGGGTATGATTTCATAATGGTATTTGATTATATGCCGTCTGGATTGTGGGAACTATTAAGAGCCAATGACAGACCATTGACGGTGccacaaattaaaatttactttaagaTGCTTTTAGAGGGTGTACATTATAtgcacaaaaataattttatgcatCGG GATCTGAAGCCcgctaatttattaatagacaATGAAGGGATATTAAAGATAGCTGACTTTGGACTGGCAAGATTAATGTATGATGATAGTACCCATCCATATTCCCATCAAGTGGCAACGAGATGGTATCGAGCGCCAGAATTATTGTACGGATCGAAAATTTATACGTCTGCTATTGATATGTGGTCAATTGGTTGTATATTCGGGGAGATGATTAATAGTTCTCCATTATTTCCG GGTGAAACAGATATCGAGCAACTGGCAATCGTTATAAAGCAACTGGGCTCACCAACACCAGAATCGTGGCCTGAATTAAAAACTTTACctgattataataaaataacttttccATATCAGAAAAGTGTACCATGGGAACAAATTGTCCCTGAAGCATCACCCGATGCTTTGGATATTGTGCGTTCcttattgatttataattcatCTAAACGACTGACTGCTGAAGAG GTATTAAAACATGATTACTTTTACGTACCACCTTTCCCGTGTGATATCAAACAGTTACCAAAACCACCAAGTGATCATAGGAATCAGTTCAAaactaaagaaattaattgtaacatTAAACCAACTGAATTGTTTGCTGATTTATTAAAGATAATGTGA